In the Streptomyces sp. NBC_00525 genome, one interval contains:
- a CDS encoding hemerythrin domain-containing protein, with protein sequence MGHGGNVIAELTTDHREVDELFARIEAQPVGDEQRRKLADELTIELVRHSVAEEMHLYPAVRRFVDDGDDMADKELEDHAAVERHLKELEGLSADDPQFDHLVAKLKLEVGEHVRDEENRLFPLLAAACSPEALDELGEKVRTAKKTAPTRPHPSAPDSPTGLKILGPGAGLVDRARDLLSGRGRG encoded by the coding sequence ATGGGACACGGCGGAAATGTGATCGCGGAACTCACCACCGACCACCGCGAGGTCGACGAACTGTTCGCGCGGATCGAGGCGCAGCCGGTCGGCGACGAGCAGCGCAGGAAGCTCGCCGACGAGCTGACGATCGAGCTGGTCCGCCACTCGGTGGCGGAGGAGATGCACCTCTACCCCGCGGTCCGCCGGTTCGTGGACGACGGCGACGACATGGCGGACAAGGAGCTGGAGGACCACGCCGCGGTGGAGCGGCACCTCAAGGAGCTGGAGGGGCTGTCCGCGGACGACCCGCAGTTCGACCACCTGGTGGCGAAGCTCAAGCTGGAGGTCGGCGAGCACGTCCGGGACGAGGAGAACCGGCTGTTCCCGCTGCTCGCGGCGGCCTGCTCCCCCGAGGCGCTGGACGAGCTGGGCGAGAAGGTCCGCACGGCGAAGAAGACCGCCCCGACCCGCCCGCACCCCTCCGCCCCCGACAGCCCCACGGGTCTCAAGATCCTCGGCCCCGGCGCCGGGCTCGTCGACCGGGCCCGTGACCTGCTGAGCGGCCGCGGCAGGGGCTGA
- a CDS encoding MFS transporter, whose translation MTTTALRPRAALLASVAGAMIVALDGTVLLIAQPDLRADLGATVSQVQWTSTAYLLSVAALLVIAGRLGDRYGHRRLLFLGVLGFGAASAGIALARDIHVVIALRAAQGVFGALLQPATLALLRLVHPADRLGGAIALRTGAIGVAAAAGPVLGGLLVTHWGWRAVFLINVPAALAIAALTLAVRTPDVPRAAARRFDLTAGALLAGALAVLVHTLAGVPDHGWTGARTGLGLLLGVLLGAALLRHERRSAHPVVPPAVARSVPVTASMALLLTTSGGLFGALFAVTFHLQQGLGLDPLAAALRCLPMTLLMIAGAPAASAALRRFGARRTALTGQLCVVLAVLALSRLTPATSWQETGLVFAVLGAGFTAVMVTATGTVVGDAPPGYAGVVGGLKQTAMNVGPTLGIAVAAGLMPLTPTAHGAPAHPALSVPDLALDRALPAVALLAALGLIPARLLPRR comes from the coding sequence GTGACGACCACCGCGCTACGGCCCCGAGCCGCACTCCTGGCCTCGGTGGCGGGAGCCATGATCGTCGCCCTGGACGGCACGGTGCTGCTCATCGCCCAGCCCGACCTGCGCGCCGATCTCGGGGCGACCGTCTCCCAGGTCCAGTGGACGAGCACCGCCTATCTGCTCTCCGTCGCCGCCTTACTCGTCATAGCCGGACGCCTCGGGGACCGGTACGGACACCGGCGGCTGCTGTTCCTCGGCGTACTCGGCTTCGGCGCCGCCTCGGCCGGGATCGCGCTCGCCCGGGACATCCACGTGGTGATCGCCCTGCGCGCCGCCCAGGGCGTGTTCGGCGCCCTCCTGCAGCCGGCCACCCTCGCCCTCCTCCGGCTCGTCCACCCGGCCGACCGGCTGGGCGGCGCGATCGCCCTGCGGACCGGCGCCATCGGCGTGGCCGCGGCCGCCGGACCGGTGCTCGGCGGACTCCTCGTCACCCACTGGGGCTGGCGGGCCGTGTTCCTCATCAACGTCCCGGCCGCCCTCGCCATCGCCGCCCTCACCCTCGCCGTACGGACCCCGGACGTACCGCGTGCCGCCGCCCGCCGCTTCGACCTCACCGCCGGCGCACTGCTGGCCGGCGCGCTCGCCGTCCTCGTCCACACCCTGGCCGGAGTCCCCGACCACGGCTGGACCGGCGCCCGCACCGGGCTCGGGCTGCTCCTGGGCGTACTGCTCGGGGCGGCGCTCCTCCGCCACGAACGGCGCAGCGCCCATCCGGTCGTGCCGCCGGCCGTGGCCCGCTCGGTGCCCGTGACGGCCTCCATGGCGCTGCTGCTCACCACCTCCGGCGGGCTGTTCGGCGCGCTGTTCGCGGTCACCTTCCACCTTCAGCAGGGGCTCGGCCTCGACCCGCTGGCCGCCGCACTGCGCTGCCTGCCGATGACCCTGCTCATGATCGCCGGAGCGCCCGCCGCCTCGGCCGCGCTCCGCAGATTCGGGGCGCGCCGCACCGCGCTCACCGGCCAGCTGTGCGTCGTACTCGCCGTGCTGGCTCTCTCCCGGCTGACCCCGGCGACCTCCTGGCAGGAGACGGGCCTCGTGTTCGCGGTGCTCGGCGCCGGCTTCACCGCCGTCATGGTCACCGCCACCGGGACCGTCGTCGGGGACGCGCCGCCCGGCTACGCGGGAGTGGTCGGCGGCCTCAAGCAGACCGCCATGAACGTGGGCCCGACCCTCGGCATCGCGGTGGCCGCCGGACTCATGCCGCTCACCCCGACGGCCCACGGCGCCCCGGCACATCCCGCCCTCTCCGTACCGGACCTCGCCCTGGACCGGGCACTGCCCGCGGTGGCGCTGCTCGCCGCGCTCGGGCTGATCCCGGCCCGGCTGCTGCCCCGGCGCTGA
- a CDS encoding Asp23/Gls24 family envelope stress response protein — MATNESGTRLEGGTAGGTRGTTTIANSVVSTIAGIAVRETDGVYSVGKGPTRALGAVKDKVSRSSDPGRGVKVEVGEKQTAVDVDIVVEYGAPVVDTAHRIRTQVTDAVETMTGLEVVEININVTDVHVPGSDDDEDEDESSSRTSRVR, encoded by the coding sequence ATGGCGACCAACGAAAGCGGCACCCGGCTGGAAGGCGGCACGGCGGGCGGTACGCGAGGAACGACGACCATCGCGAACAGCGTGGTGTCGACGATCGCCGGCATCGCGGTACGGGAGACCGACGGGGTGTACTCCGTCGGCAAGGGCCCGACGCGAGCGCTCGGAGCCGTCAAGGACAAGGTGTCCCGGTCCAGCGACCCCGGACGGGGCGTCAAGGTGGAGGTCGGCGAGAAGCAGACCGCCGTCGACGTCGACATCGTCGTCGAGTACGGCGCCCCCGTCGTGGACACCGCGCACCGTATCCGAACGCAGGTCACCGACGCGGTCGAGACGATGACCGGTCTCGAAGTCGTCGAGATCAACATCAACGTCACGGACGTCCATGTGCCGGGTTCGGACGACGACGAGGACGAGGACGAGTCGTCCTCCCGCACCTCGCGCGTCCGGTAG
- a CDS encoding hydrophobic protein: protein MVPVILVLLLALILFGAGFALKALWWIAVAVLVVWLLGFVVRPVGGGGKRGRWYRW, encoded by the coding sequence ATGGTTCCGGTCATTCTGGTTCTTCTGCTCGCACTCATTCTCTTCGGAGCGGGTTTCGCCCTGAAGGCTCTGTGGTGGATAGCCGTCGCCGTATTGGTGGTGTGGCTGCTCGGCTTCGTCGTCCGGCCGGTTGGCGGCGGTGGAAAGCGTGGCCGTTGGTACCGCTGGTAG
- a CDS encoding RNA polymerase sigma factor SigF: MPITESVQVAPAELPEIADPSKVAPKDARALSKLFFDRLQTLEEGTAEYQYARNTLIEMNLTLVHFAAARYRNRGNGQMEDIIQVGTIGLIKAIDRFELSREVEFTSFAIPYIVGEIKRFFRDTTWSVHVPRRLQELRVTLAKAKEELASALGREATVAELAERLGIGEEDVIEGLVASNGYTAHSLDVPLDGGEGDSAGGVTRTHADITGECDPGIELVENLHALAPLLETLDERERAIVRMRFGQEMTQSQIGERLGLSQMHVSRLIARMLGKLREGILAED; encoded by the coding sequence ATGCCGATAACCGAGTCTGTGCAGGTCGCACCGGCGGAACTCCCGGAGATCGCCGACCCGTCGAAGGTGGCGCCCAAGGACGCCCGCGCACTCAGCAAACTGTTCTTCGACCGGTTGCAGACCCTCGAAGAAGGCACGGCGGAGTACCAGTACGCCCGAAACACGCTCATCGAGATGAATCTGACCCTGGTGCACTTCGCCGCCGCCCGGTACCGCAACCGGGGCAACGGCCAGATGGAAGACATCATCCAGGTCGGCACCATCGGGCTGATCAAGGCCATCGACCGCTTCGAACTCAGCCGCGAGGTCGAGTTCACCTCCTTCGCCATCCCGTACATCGTCGGTGAGATCAAACGATTCTTCAGGGACACCACCTGGTCCGTGCACGTCCCCCGGCGACTCCAGGAGCTGCGAGTCACCCTCGCCAAGGCCAAGGAGGAACTCGCCTCCGCGCTCGGCCGCGAGGCCACCGTCGCCGAACTGGCCGAACGCCTGGGCATCGGGGAGGAGGACGTCATCGAGGGCCTGGTCGCCTCCAACGGCTATACCGCGCACTCACTGGACGTACCGCTCGACGGCGGCGAGGGCGACAGCGCCGGCGGGGTGACCCGCACCCACGCCGACATCACCGGGGAGTGCGATCCCGGCATCGAACTGGTCGAGAACCTGCACGCCCTGGCGCCCCTGCTGGAAACGCTCGACGAGCGGGAACGCGCCATCGTCCGGATGCGCTTCGGCCAGGAGATGACGCAGTCCCAGATAGGTGAACGCCTCGGTCTGTCCCAGATGCATGTGTCACGGCTGATCGCCCGCATGCTCGGCAAGCTCCGCGAGGGCATCCTCGCCGAGGACTGA
- the thpR gene encoding RNA 2',3'-cyclic phosphodiesterase — protein MTDEMPPTTVRVFIALAPPNPAKDELVRELRPVYATHPQVRWNRVEDWHITLAFLGELPVATAALLRPPLAELAATRPAPRLALHGGGTFDERVAWSGIAGDLDGLHGLAAGVRGVVERCGIVLESRPLRPHLTLARVRRGDHTSAGEIAARLTEFRGRTWTAERLHLVGGNPGRGAGQIRYRDIAAWPLGTAAGADTPTPPPGTTVPEDGVTPA, from the coding sequence GTGACCGACGAAATGCCGCCCACCACCGTTCGCGTGTTCATCGCCCTCGCCCCGCCCAACCCGGCGAAGGACGAACTCGTCCGCGAACTGCGCCCCGTCTACGCCACGCACCCGCAGGTGCGGTGGAACCGTGTCGAGGACTGGCACATCACCCTGGCGTTCCTCGGCGAACTCCCGGTGGCCACCGCCGCGCTGCTGCGCCCACCCCTCGCGGAGCTGGCCGCGACCCGTCCGGCGCCCCGGCTGGCGCTGCACGGCGGCGGCACCTTCGACGAGCGCGTCGCCTGGAGCGGGATCGCCGGGGACCTCGACGGGCTGCACGGCCTCGCCGCGGGCGTCCGCGGCGTCGTGGAACGCTGCGGCATCGTCCTGGAGAGCCGGCCGCTGCGCCCGCATCTGACCCTGGCCCGGGTCCGCCGGGGCGACCACACCTCGGCCGGCGAGATCGCCGCGCGGCTCACGGAGTTCCGGGGCCGGACGTGGACCGCCGAGCGCCTGCATCTGGTGGGCGGCAACCCGGGGCGCGGCGCCGGGCAGATCCGCTACCGCGACATCGCGGCATGGCCGCTCGGTACGGCGGCCGGTGCGGACACGCCCACTCCCCCGCCCGGCACCACCGTTCCGGAGGACGGCGTTACGCCAGCCTGA
- a CDS encoding FAD-dependent oxidoreductase gives MTDPRPLPGLDESFWMDSTGTPDHAHLASDTDADTVVIGAGIAGLSTAWELARAGRDVVVLEADRIAAGVTGYTTAKVSALHSLVYDRLRRTRGAEATRLFAASQRDAVERVAAIVGELGIACDLERVSAYSYAASAASLPAVEAEARAAAEAGLDASYVSGTELPFPVAGAVRADGQAQFHPRKYLLALAADLIARGGRIFERSRVTGLTEGTPCRVTVESGRAVTARNVVVATHYPVFDRAMLFARLSPRRELVVAAPIEAGEAPGGMYITEDEGKRSVRSTPLDEGRRLLIVTGESFTPGTGDPAQGFRRLDGWMRERFPVGPTAYRWAAQDNDPSDTVPLIGPFHIGARHTFVATGFGGWGMTGGVVAGRLLTALVTEAPAPPWAELYDPRRLGSAVREAPSLLGAQAEVARHFVGDRLRVGHVDSVAEIPPGSGAVVRVKGRRRAVYREPDGTVRAVSARCTHLGCLVAFNAAETAWECPCHGSRFAVDGTVLQGPAVRPLEALESGEEE, from the coding sequence ATGACCGACCCTCGCCCTCTGCCGGGGCTGGACGAGTCCTTCTGGATGGACAGCACCGGCACACCGGACCACGCCCACCTGGCCTCGGACACCGACGCGGACACGGTGGTGATCGGCGCCGGGATCGCCGGGCTGAGCACGGCCTGGGAGCTGGCGCGGGCCGGGCGGGACGTGGTGGTGCTGGAGGCCGACCGCATCGCCGCCGGGGTCACCGGCTACACCACGGCGAAGGTGTCCGCGCTGCACTCACTGGTGTACGACCGGCTGCGGCGCACCAGGGGCGCGGAGGCGACCCGGCTGTTCGCGGCGTCGCAGCGGGACGCGGTGGAGCGGGTGGCCGCGATCGTCGGCGAGCTGGGGATCGCGTGCGACCTGGAACGGGTGAGCGCGTACAGCTACGCGGCCTCGGCCGCCTCGCTCCCGGCCGTCGAGGCGGAGGCGCGCGCCGCCGCCGAGGCCGGGCTCGACGCCTCGTACGTGTCCGGGACGGAGCTGCCGTTCCCGGTCGCCGGGGCGGTCCGGGCGGACGGCCAGGCCCAGTTCCACCCGCGCAAGTATCTGCTGGCACTGGCCGCGGACCTGATCGCGCGGGGCGGCCGGATCTTCGAGCGCAGCCGGGTCACCGGGCTCACGGAGGGCACACCGTGCCGGGTGACCGTCGAGTCGGGGCGGGCGGTGACGGCCCGGAACGTGGTGGTGGCCACGCACTACCCGGTCTTCGACCGAGCGATGCTGTTCGCCCGACTGTCGCCCCGGCGGGAGCTGGTGGTGGCCGCGCCCATCGAGGCCGGTGAGGCGCCCGGGGGCATGTACATCACGGAGGACGAGGGCAAGCGGTCGGTGCGCTCGACACCGCTCGACGAGGGCCGGCGGCTGCTGATCGTGACCGGGGAGAGTTTCACTCCGGGCACCGGGGACCCCGCGCAGGGGTTCCGGCGGCTGGACGGCTGGATGCGCGAGCGGTTCCCGGTGGGGCCGACCGCGTACCGGTGGGCGGCGCAGGACAACGATCCCAGCGACACGGTCCCGCTGATCGGGCCCTTCCACATCGGGGCCCGGCACACGTTCGTGGCGACCGGTTTCGGCGGCTGGGGCATGACCGGCGGGGTGGTCGCGGGGCGGCTGCTGACCGCGCTCGTCACGGAGGCGCCGGCCCCGCCGTGGGCGGAGCTGTACGACCCGCGGCGGCTGGGCAGCGCGGTGCGCGAGGCGCCGTCGCTGCTGGGCGCGCAGGCGGAGGTGGCGCGGCATTTCGTCGGGGACCGGCTGCGTGTCGGCCACGTGGACTCGGTGGCCGAGATCCCGCCGGGGTCGGGGGCGGTGGTGCGGGTGAAGGGCCGCCGCCGCGCCGTGTACCGGGAGCCGGACGGCACCGTGCGCGCGGTGTCCGCGCGGTGCACGCATCTGGGGTGCCTGGTGGCGTTCAACGCGGCGGAGACGGCGTGGGAGTGCCCGTGTCACGGGTCGAGGTTCGCGGTGGACGGCACGGTCCTCCAGGGCCCGGCGGTCCGGCCGCTGGAGGCGCTGGAGAGCGGCGAGGAGGAGTGA
- a CDS encoding DUF488 domain-containing protein — MNRICTIGHSTREFAELVELLRENDVTCLADVRSYPSSRRLPQWNQQAVIDSLPPDIGYRWLRKLGGRRHTPKGVPTVNGAWRVKAFRDYADYMATDEFREGLDELLALAEDERPAIMCSEAVPWRCHRRLITDALIVAGAEVVDILSCTSTRPAALNENARLHDGRLTYPPPD, encoded by the coding sequence GTGAACCGGATCTGCACGATCGGCCACTCGACACGGGAATTCGCGGAACTCGTGGAGCTGCTGCGCGAGAACGACGTCACCTGTCTGGCCGACGTGCGTTCGTACCCGTCGTCCAGACGGCTCCCGCAGTGGAACCAGCAGGCCGTCATCGACTCCCTGCCGCCCGACATCGGATACCGGTGGCTGCGGAAGCTCGGCGGGCGCCGCCACACCCCCAAAGGCGTACCGACCGTCAACGGCGCCTGGCGGGTCAAGGCCTTCCGCGACTACGCCGACTACATGGCGACCGACGAATTCCGGGAGGGTCTGGACGAATTGCTGGCCCTCGCCGAGGACGAGCGCCCCGCCATCATGTGCAGCGAGGCCGTGCCGTGGCGCTGCCACCGCCGGCTGATCACCGACGCGCTGATCGTCGCGGGCGCGGAGGTCGTGGACATCCTGTCATGCACCTCGACACGGCCCGCCGCCCTCAACGAGAACGCCCGGCTCCACGACGGCCGGCTGACCTACCCGCCCCCCGACTGA
- a CDS encoding uracil-DNA glycosylase: MCTAEDYPVRAAARSRSLAALDERLVRCRACPRLVEWREEAARVKRPAFRDWEYWARPVPGFGPADASLAITGLAPAAHGGNRTGRMFTGDRAGDLLYATLYELGLASRSTVTDAGDGLELYGVRVTSPVHCAPPANRPTPGERDACRPWLARELQLLRPTVRAVVALGGFGWQATLAALERAGRRVPRPRPVFGHGARAVLAPADGADDPLTLFGCYHVSQRNVFTGRLTPAMLREVLAEAAETAGLPVVRPGRG, from the coding sequence ATGTGCACCGCCGAGGACTACCCCGTACGAGCCGCCGCCCGGTCGCGTTCGCTGGCCGCCCTCGACGAGCGGCTGGTGCGCTGCCGTGCGTGTCCCCGCCTGGTGGAGTGGCGGGAGGAGGCCGCCCGCGTCAAGCGCCCCGCGTTCCGCGACTGGGAGTACTGGGCGCGTCCCGTCCCCGGCTTCGGCCCCGCCGACGCCTCCCTGGCGATCACGGGCCTGGCGCCCGCCGCGCACGGCGGGAACCGGACGGGCCGGATGTTCACCGGCGACCGGGCCGGCGACCTGCTGTACGCCACGCTGTACGAGCTGGGGCTCGCCTCCCGGTCCACGGTGACGGATGCGGGCGACGGGCTGGAGCTGTACGGGGTCAGGGTGACGTCGCCCGTGCACTGCGCCCCGCCCGCCAACCGGCCGACGCCGGGCGAGCGGGACGCCTGCCGGCCCTGGCTGGCCCGCGAACTCCAGTTGCTGCGGCCCACCGTGCGGGCGGTCGTCGCGCTCGGCGGCTTCGGCTGGCAGGCGACGCTGGCGGCCCTGGAGCGGGCCGGGCGGCGGGTGCCCCGGCCCCGGCCGGTGTTCGGGCACGGCGCCCGCGCGGTGCTGGCCCCGGCGGACGGGGCGGACGACCCGCTGACTCTGTTCGGCTGCTACCACGTCAGCCAGCGCAACGTCTTCACCGGCCGGCTCACCCCGGCGATGCTCCGCGAGGTGCTGGCCGAGGCCGCGGAGACGGCCGGCCTGCCCGTCGTACGCCCCGGCCGGGGGTGA
- a CDS encoding DUF2945 domain-containing protein, with protein MSDFAVGDHVRWNSEAGHVEGVITEKHTRDVEFKGRTRHCSKEEPQYEIKSDKTGHLAMHKGSALKKA; from the coding sequence ATGAGCGATTTCGCCGTAGGGGACCATGTGCGATGGAACTCCGAAGCCGGTCACGTCGAAGGCGTCATCACCGAGAAGCACACCCGGGACGTCGAATTCAAGGGCCGCACCCGGCATTGCAGCAAGGAGGAGCCGCAGTACGAGATCAAGAGCGACAAAACAGGCCACCTCGCCATGCACAAGGGCAGCGCGCTGAAGAAGGCCTGA
- the sigJ gene encoding RNA polymerase sigma factor SigJ, with protein MGTPSEPELSAVIGERRQLMNLAYRMLGSVAEAEDAVQETYARWYAMPPARQAEIDSPGAWLTTVASRVCLDVLGSARIRRERYVGEWIPEPLPDRSEWPGGRTGGGRDEPADPADRVTLDESVNMAFLVVLESMTPAERVTFVLHDVFRYPFAEVAAIVGRSAPACRQLAASARRRLRDARTDTGPAAGQAALVREFKEAWQAKDIAALVGLLDPDAVMVTDGGGLAGAALRPVEGGVRLAEYLCHFVDRLPDLVLLERTVNGRPGLVAQHAGVTVTVAAFGLAGGRVDRIWAVRNPEKLRPWTSGGGPGAAPQSGGG; from the coding sequence ATGGGCACACCTTCCGAACCGGAGCTGAGCGCCGTCATCGGCGAGCGCCGGCAGTTGATGAACCTCGCCTACCGGATGCTGGGTTCGGTCGCCGAGGCGGAGGACGCCGTACAGGAGACGTACGCCCGCTGGTACGCGATGCCCCCGGCGCGGCAGGCGGAGATCGACTCCCCCGGTGCGTGGCTGACGACGGTGGCGAGCCGGGTCTGCCTCGATGTGCTGGGCTCGGCCCGGATCAGGCGGGAGCGGTACGTCGGCGAGTGGATTCCGGAGCCGCTGCCGGACCGCTCGGAGTGGCCCGGCGGCCGCACGGGCGGCGGCCGGGACGAACCGGCGGACCCGGCCGACCGGGTGACCCTGGACGAGTCCGTGAACATGGCGTTCCTGGTCGTGCTGGAGTCCATGACCCCGGCGGAGCGGGTGACATTCGTCCTGCACGACGTCTTCCGCTATCCGTTCGCCGAGGTGGCCGCGATCGTCGGCCGCAGCGCCCCGGCCTGCCGGCAGCTCGCCGCGTCGGCCCGGCGGCGGCTGCGCGACGCCCGGACGGACACCGGTCCGGCGGCCGGACAGGCGGCGCTGGTGCGGGAGTTCAAGGAGGCGTGGCAGGCCAAGGACATCGCGGCGCTGGTCGGCCTCCTCGACCCGGACGCGGTGATGGTCACCGACGGCGGCGGGCTGGCCGGGGCGGCCCTGCGGCCGGTGGAGGGCGGCGTGCGGCTCGCGGAGTACCTGTGCCACTTCGTGGACAGGCTGCCCGATCTGGTGCTGCTGGAGCGCACGGTGAACGGCCGGCCCGGACTGGTCGCCCAGCACGCGGGGGTCACGGTCACCGTGGCCGCGTTCGGTCTCGCCGGGGGCCGCGTCGATCGCATCTGGGCGGTGCGCAATCCGGAGAAGTTGCGGCCCTGGACCTCGGGCGGCGGGCCCGGTGCGGCCCCTCAGTCGGGGGGCGGGTAG
- a CDS encoding MbtH family protein, whose product MTNPFDDESGRFVTLVNDEGQYSLWPAHIEVPGGWSVGGPEGSRQECLDAIEAAWTDMRPAGLVRAMEADAG is encoded by the coding sequence GTGACCAATCCTTTCGATGACGAGTCGGGTCGGTTCGTGACGCTGGTCAACGACGAGGGGCAGTACTCGCTGTGGCCCGCGCACATCGAGGTGCCGGGCGGGTGGAGCGTCGGCGGCCCGGAGGGCTCGCGTCAGGAGTGTCTCGACGCCATCGAGGCCGCGTGGACGGACATGCGGCCCGCCGGCCTGGTCCGGGCGATGGAGGCCGACGCCGGATAG
- a CDS encoding lipid II:glycine glycyltransferase FemX, translated as MDLRLSTIGREQHLAFVESLPSASHTQVPSWGEVKPDWRAESLGWSDAGGRLVGTALVLYRPLPKLKRYLAYLPEGPVIDWYDDDLGRWLTPLLGHLKERGAFTVRMGPPVVARRWDAATVKDAIADPGTHRLGDVPPTEQDLRAAALTDRLRGTGWQRAGGDSEDGFAAGQPRYVFQLPLAGRSLDDVRSGFNQLWRRNIKKADRAGVKVVRGDYADLDTFYALYTETAERDRFIPRPLPYFQRMWKALTAEHPDRMRLYLAAHDGDVLAAATMLTVGGHVWYSYGASTGRRREVQPNNAIQWQMIRDAHAMGAHVYDFRGTTDTLDESNHLLGLLRFKAGTGGQAAEYVGEWDYPLNKVLHKALNLYLARR; from the coding sequence ATGGACCTCCGTCTGAGCACGATCGGCCGGGAACAGCACCTGGCGTTCGTCGAGAGCCTGCCCTCGGCGAGCCACACCCAGGTCCCCTCCTGGGGCGAGGTGAAGCCCGACTGGCGGGCGGAGAGCCTCGGCTGGTCCGACGCCGGCGGGCGCCTCGTCGGCACGGCCCTCGTCCTGTACCGGCCGCTGCCGAAACTCAAGCGCTACCTCGCCTACCTCCCCGAGGGCCCGGTCATCGACTGGTACGACGACGACCTCGGCCGGTGGCTCACCCCGCTCCTCGGCCACCTCAAGGAGCGGGGCGCCTTCACGGTGCGGATGGGCCCGCCCGTCGTCGCCCGCCGCTGGGACGCGGCCACCGTCAAGGACGCCATCGCCGACCCCGGCACCCACCGCCTCGGCGACGTGCCGCCCACCGAACAGGACCTGCGCGCCGCCGCGCTGACGGACCGGCTGCGCGGCACGGGCTGGCAGCGCGCCGGCGGCGACAGCGAGGACGGCTTCGCGGCGGGACAGCCGCGATACGTCTTCCAGCTCCCCCTCGCGGGCCGCTCGCTCGACGACGTCCGAAGCGGCTTCAATCAGCTGTGGCGCCGCAACATCAAGAAGGCGGACCGGGCCGGCGTCAAGGTCGTCCGGGGCGACTACGCGGACCTGGACACCTTCTACGCCCTCTACACCGAGACCGCCGAACGCGACCGCTTCATCCCCCGCCCCCTGCCGTACTTCCAGCGCATGTGGAAGGCGCTCACCGCCGAACACCCCGACCGGATGCGCCTCTACCTCGCGGCACACGACGGCGATGTGCTGGCCGCCGCCACCATGCTCACCGTCGGCGGCCACGTCTGGTACTCGTACGGGGCCTCCACCGGCCGCAGGCGCGAGGTCCAGCCCAACAACGCCATCCAGTGGCAGATGATCCGCGACGCCCATGCCATGGGCGCGCACGTCTACGACTTCCGGGGCACCACCGACACCCTCGACGAGAGCAACCACCTGCTCGGCCTGCTCCGCTTCAAGGCCGGCACCGGCGGGCAGGCCGCCGAGTACGTCGGCGAGTGGGACTACCCCCTCAACAAGGTCCTGCACAAGGCGCTCAACCTCTACCTGGCCCGGCGCTAG
- a CDS encoding TetR/AcrR family transcriptional regulator has protein sequence MDHSSSLRERLIDAGVELVTAEGSAAVGLREIARRAGVSHGAPRRYFPTHHSLLSAIARRGFADLAARLAAATNDPRTPRGRLRALSEAYLEYARDNRGMFELMFRHDLLDSEAHADATPPEAGTPVPPRLRDSSLPLFAGLVELVTLDRAHRAAHADTGPSNDPAPPSAVTAAALWTNLHGLAVLRAGGGLRLALETALPDAGDGPDPLVSAVLDAHLGRVRT, from the coding sequence ATGGACCACTCATCCTCCCTGCGGGAGCGGCTGATCGACGCCGGCGTCGAACTCGTCACCGCCGAGGGCTCCGCTGCCGTCGGCCTCCGTGAGATCGCCCGTCGCGCGGGCGTCTCCCACGGCGCCCCGCGCCGCTACTTCCCCACGCACCACTCCCTGCTCTCCGCCATCGCCCGGCGCGGCTTCGCCGACCTCGCCGCCCGGCTCGCGGCGGCGACGAACGACCCGCGCACCCCGCGCGGCCGGCTGCGGGCCCTGTCCGAGGCGTATCTGGAGTACGCGCGGGACAACCGAGGCATGTTCGAGCTGATGTTCCGTCACGACCTCCTGGACAGCGAGGCGCACGCCGACGCCACACCGCCCGAAGCCGGCACACCCGTCCCGCCGCGCCTGCGCGACTCCTCCCTCCCGCTCTTCGCCGGACTCGTCGAACTCGTCACCCTCGACCGCGCCCACCGCGCCGCCCACGCCGACACCGGACCCTCGAACGACCCGGCACCACCGTCCGCCGTGACCGCCGCCGCCCTCTGGACCAACCTGCACGGCCTCGCCGTCCTCCGGGCCGGCGGCGGCCTCCGACTCGCCCTCGAAACAGCGCTCCCCGACGCCGGCGACGGGCCCGACCCGCTCGTGTCGGCGGTGCTCGACGCCCATCTGGGCCGGGTGCGGACGTGA